A region of the Labeo rohita strain BAU-BD-2019 chromosome 5, IGBB_LRoh.1.0, whole genome shotgun sequence genome:
AATACGAGACAGAATTTCAGCCCCAGACGatgagaatgatttcagaaacaTGCAGGATACGGCTGTCAGCTCACGCTAGATTTCTCTCCGTAAAAAGTGTCACAACAGCCTCTGTGAGGATTTGTGAGGGGCAGTTTCTCCGCTGGCATCAGGGCCATTTAGTTTGCTACGCTGTCTGCTCGAGTGCATGTTAACCCACAGACCTAAATAAGTCTTTTCCTCTCATTCTCTTGCTTATGTTTTTTACAACtgcaatttcttttttatttatactttttccTCCTTCCACTCTTTTTCTCTCATGATCTCTTGCGCTCTCTCTGTAGGCGTCTCTGAGCTCGTGTATTTTTCATATCTGTTCTACATCTCTGAGATGTGGCTGTCAGCATGTGTGGGGGGAAATGTCCCCTCTGATAAGCTATATATATAACTAATGTCACGAAcgttaaatcaataaataaaatgctgcaataaaatatttacagagcAACTGAATGCTAATTAAACGTCGACTAAACAGCACAATCAGCTGTATAGTTCATTTTAAGTAAACAAGGCATTTAACAGTTGTCTAGCTCACTATGAGCTTCACTATGTTcatgaaaatgctttattttatcatttgtaaTTCAAATTACCAGTGTTGGACAACCTCAATCTGTTGCTATTTGCTGCTTGTGGATTTCTTTTTATTCAAGACACTGAAGCAGACATGGCAGGTCAGTTCTGCGTGAATTATTTATCTCATCTAATATGTTACAGTGGTGAACGCAGAATTTGAGTTTTCAGAATTTTATCTTTTGTCGACAATGTGCATGAATTACATTTTGCTTTCAGTTTCCTTTTATATTCCtttatccctgctgaaaaaaaaccccactgCTTATACCAGCCTAAAATGATTTGCTGATTTTACAGACTGGTCTGGTATGCTGGTTTTAGAAAGGTTTTGGCTACTTTTCAGTTATGCTGGCTGACCAGCCAAACAGCAGACTGGGGATCAGCTGGACCACTcgaaaccagctaagaccagcaaagcagtttaggctggttttagtttttaagaAATATGCTATTGTTTCTTATGATgttgttcttttatttttcaggtcCTCCTGTAAATGTCACTTGCAACATTTTTATCAACAGCTTTGGCTCCATCACAGAGACCACCatggtacacacacacacacacacacacacgcacatctATTAAACATATACTCACATCTCCTAGGGAGAATCTGTCAGTATGCATTAGATTAATGACCATTAAAATTACACACTGGCAACATTACATTGGTTTAGGGTTTTCATTAGCTCTGCCATGAATTATGAAAACACTATGTCAGAATGGGGAatccacacagacacacacatgattgtttttgtgaattgtggggactttccatagacttctatagtttttatactgaccaaacgatactGTTTATCCCctcacccaaccctaaccctaaacctaccccttacagaaaacctgtttgcattgttacattttcagataaacatcatttactatttttaatcatttaaaacagacacagtgggcgtgacgtcaggcctcggagaggcttttattagacacaaaataaacgaaagtgtccaaaaagggggaatgaaagtgtccaaaataaacaggggatctggtgtcctcatCATGCTggggggttccgtgaaggaggggcagtgttcggaagggaagggtccaggtaaggggcggagtccggcggacGCACGTGCTCCCCTCTCAGGTCTACGGCTCTAGGGGCAGCGGCTTCCTTTTGTACCAGAATAACTCTTAATGACATTAACAAGAAGTTAGTAATATGGCAAATTAACTCAGACAAGTGGAGTGATATGAAAAGTTCCAGTGCTGCTATGTGAATTAAGTCTGCTAATTTGTcaaagatagatggatagacagatagtaagacagaatttattcctgtgatgtaaagctgaattttcagcatcattactccagtcttctgtgtcacatgatccttcagaagacattctaatttgctgatttattgtcaatgttgaaaatagttgtgctatttaatattttttttctggaaccTGAGAGACTTTTTTCAGTATACTTTGATAAATaagaagttaaaaagaacagtatttattacatataaaaatcttttgtaacagtatactACCGTTCAACGTTTGGGGTCAAGACATTATTTGCTTCTTCCTTTGTTTGAAagacattaatacttttattcagcagggatgtgttaaattgacaaaaagtgatattaaagacttatattgttagaaaagatttatattctgagtattttatttaattttgttcactttttgttcatcaaagaatcctgaaaagagtatcacaggttccaaagaatattaagcagcataacggtttccaaaattgataataaattaccataatagaatgatttctgaaggattgtgtgacactgaatactatAGTAATTACTATAGTATAGTAATGGCTTAAGAAAATcacatatttcataatattactttttttatcaaataaatggaactttgatgagctcCATTTAAGGCTCATATGGAACGGCAGTGTATTTGCCTCAGCTGCTGTGAATGTGATCTGATATATTTCTAAACACTAACTCCTCAGGATTATCGGCTAAACGTTTTTCTACGGCAGCAGTGGAATGACCCACGGCTGGCTTATAAAGAGTATCCAGATGATTCCCTGGATCTGGACCCATCCATGCTGGACTCCATCTGGAAGCCAGACTTGTTCTTCGCCAATGAGAAAGGCGCCAACTTTCACGAGGTCACCACGGACAACAAACTGCTGAGGATTTTCCAGAATGGAAACGTGCTATACAGCATCAGGTGCGATATCACCCCCTACAGATTACTTACAGTATATCATCTCAAACATTACGTGAATGATAATCAGAAACCTCTCTTTTAGACTCACTCTGATTCTGTCGTGTCCTATGGATCTAAAGAATTTTCCAATGGACATACAGACCTGCACTATGCAGTTAGAGAGCTGTAAGACTGAACATCATCTAGTCTTATTTTTATCTTGTTTCTCTTTTATATGCTCAttattctgtctgtctttgtctcTGTAGTTGGCTACACTATGAACGATCTGATATTTCAGTGGTTGGATGAAGGCCCAGTGCAAGTGGCTGATGACCTTATGCTGCCCCAGTTTGTCCTGAAAGAGGAGAAAGACTTGGGATACTGTACAAAACACTACAACACTGGTATGCTATAGCAATTTCACCAGTATACATTAGTCTTGATTTTCATGCATGCAGTTAGACATTTCATAAGTGGTTGTTAGACAATGAAGAAAATGTAATTGGTGCTTGCCTGTACAAAATTTGTGGTTCAactgaaaaaagtattctcatagcttcataaaattaagggtGTCTGGAGTCGTTGCCAGGGTGTTTGGTTAGTATATGATTAGGGTTAGCAGTACATTTCTAACATTGCTAACTTGATTGTATGTTTCACCCAGGTAAATTCACCTGTATAGAGGTGAAATTTCATTTAGAGAGGCAGATGGGTTACTACCTGATCCAGATGTACATTCCCAGCCTCTTAACTGTTATCCTGTCATGGGTCTCCTTCTGGATCAACATGGATGCTGCCCCAGCCCGGGTTGGCCTGGGCATCACTACAGTTCTCACAATGACAACACAGAGCTCTGGATCCAGAGCATCACTGCCTAAGGTAGGAAAGAAGCTGCTATCTattttatccatccattcatccactttcagtcattatttaatcatcctgatgttgttccaaacctgtatgacttattaaaatgattttctttgttATTCGACAGCATTTGACAGATGCTATACATTTATTGAATTCATAATATAACATAGAGGCTGTATGTGGATGCGTACAGGTGTCCTATGTGAAGGCCATTGACATCTGGATGGCAGTGTGCTTGCTGTTTGTCTTTGCTGCTTTGCTGGAGTACGCAGCAGTTAACTTTGTCTCTCGGCAACACAAAGAGTTCTTCAGACTGAGGAGAAAACTGCGGGAGGAGCAGCGCTATAGAGCTGTGAGTGGCAGTCTGAAACTCTCTTTTGTCATACACATGCGACATGCGTTGAGTGCCCTCAAGATACTGTGCAACCACTGTGTCCCTTTGATCTTTCATGAGAGCAGCCTGCTGGCCCCCTCCAGAGCAGGGAGGGAAGGTCAGTGATGGCATAAAGCCATGTCATGAATATTGCACTGAGTAATACTATTCTTTCCGCACAAAAATGTGGGACAACTCGAATGGGAAGAAAGTGAAGGAGCTGCAGGATTTTGAATCTGGAAAATGTCCCAGTGAAGCGGAATACTAAATGCTTCGCTGAACTGATAAATTAAGCATGATTTCTCTTTTACCACATGGAAATGCTAAAATAGTGACTGTATTCAAACAGATTTTCTGAACCTTAATATGTGATTGGTTGGCAAGACAGATTACCCCGCCCAAAGCTTACGCCATTGGTTGATCCATTGTTGTTGGATCAAGtcagatgtgaccctggaccacaaaaccgctggggtatatttgtagtagtagccaaaaatacactgtatgggtcaaaattattaattttccttaatgccaaaaaacattaggaaattaaataaagatcatgttacatgaagatgttttgtaaaattcctactg
Encoded here:
- the glra4b gene encoding glycine receptor, alpha 4b — its product is MFSLFWRILLELLLVWWMFEGVIRCVFSKELKSPSGRVKPMSPSDFLDKLMGKTSGYDARIRPNFKGPPVNVTCNIFINSFGSITETTMDYRLNVFLRQQWNDPRLAYKEYPDDSLDLDPSMLDSIWKPDLFFANEKGANFHEVTTDNKLLRIFQNGNVLYSIRLTLILSCPMDLKNFPMDIQTCTMQLESFGYTMNDLIFQWLDEGPVQVADDLMLPQFVLKEEKDLGYCTKHYNTGKFTCIEVKFHLERQMGYYLIQMYIPSLLTVILSWVSFWINMDAAPARVGLGITTVLTMTTQSSGSRASLPKVSYVKAIDIWMAVCLLFVFAALLEYAAVNFVSRQHKEFFRLRRKLREEQRYRAASGQAGGAETKNKSNNVTGSTPSRQRHCSACAREEQLASQNQDMYFMGYGMDSCLSGDGPLSEAAAMFAGLPPGHILFEIRRRFVERAKRIDTISRAVFPLSFLVFNVFYWVTYKVLRYEDIHPALQP